Proteins from one Halovivax limisalsi genomic window:
- a CDS encoding IMPACT family protein gives MTDAYATVADAATASFEVQGSEFLGHVRPVESVEAAEAFVDRVRENYADATHNVPAYRVRTDPDGEFLREYSSDDGEPSGSAGKPALSVLEGQDLENVAVVITRYYGGTNLGVGGLVRAYSRAVKDAVEAAGVAEREPHERVAIDVAYDDSGTVRSILESEGHEFEASYDEAVAFEVSVPVAAAEALRDRIRSATSGRAEIE, from the coding sequence ATGACCGACGCCTACGCGACCGTCGCCGACGCCGCCACCGCCTCCTTCGAGGTGCAGGGCTCGGAATTTCTGGGTCACGTCCGCCCCGTCGAGTCGGTCGAGGCGGCCGAGGCGTTCGTCGATCGCGTCCGTGAGAACTACGCCGACGCGACTCATAACGTCCCTGCCTACCGGGTTCGGACCGACCCGGACGGCGAGTTCCTGCGCGAGTACTCCAGCGACGACGGCGAACCCTCGGGATCGGCGGGGAAACCGGCGCTCTCCGTCCTCGAGGGCCAGGATCTCGAAAACGTCGCCGTCGTCATCACCCGCTACTACGGCGGGACGAACCTCGGCGTCGGCGGGCTCGTCCGCGCGTACTCCCGGGCCGTGAAAGACGCCGTCGAGGCCGCCGGCGTCGCGGAGCGCGAACCGCACGAGCGCGTCGCGATCGACGTCGCCTACGACGACTCGGGCACCGTCCGCTCCATCCTCGAGAGCGAGGGCCACGAGTTCGAGGCGAGCTACGATGAGGCGGTCGCGTTCGAGGTGTCCGTGCCGGTCGCGGCGGCCGAGGCGCTCCGCGATCGGATTCGGAGCGCGACGAGCGGCCGGGCCGAGATCGAGTAG
- a CDS encoding sodium:calcium antiporter: MVGLLVSLGLVVIATLVIWKGSEYFERSAERLSKYYGLPVAVHGAIVVAVGSSFPEISSIVISTLVHGEFSLGVGAIVGSAIFNLLVIPALSAFASEELGATRDIVHKDAQFYIISVLVLFITFALGATYVPGGTNRAAILTPTLALLPLATYGIYVFLHQQDASEHVADDSLDVRPAREWGLLAVALVIIAVGVEGIVRAALSLGAIFGASSFLLGLTVIAAGTSLPDAFVSVRAAQNDDSVTSLTNVLGSNTFNLLVAIPIGVLLAGSATINFLAAIPTMGFLAFATLVFVVFTRTDLELTDHEAYGFLCLYGLFLLWMILESMGIIETVRGM; encoded by the coding sequence ATGGTGGGACTGCTCGTCTCCCTCGGTCTCGTCGTTATCGCAACACTCGTTATCTGGAAGGGCAGCGAATACTTCGAGCGGTCCGCAGAGCGCCTCAGCAAATACTACGGGCTGCCTGTCGCCGTCCACGGCGCCATCGTCGTTGCCGTCGGGTCGAGTTTCCCCGAAATCAGTTCCATCGTCATTAGTACGCTCGTCCACGGCGAGTTCTCCCTCGGCGTCGGTGCGATCGTCGGCAGTGCCATTTTCAATCTCCTGGTTATTCCGGCACTCTCAGCCTTCGCCAGCGAGGAATTGGGAGCGACCCGCGACATCGTTCACAAAGACGCGCAGTTTTACATCATCAGCGTTCTCGTCCTGTTCATCACGTTCGCACTTGGTGCGACGTACGTCCCCGGTGGGACGAATCGTGCCGCGATACTGACACCCACGCTGGCGCTGCTCCCGCTTGCCACGTACGGAATTTACGTCTTTCTCCACCAGCAGGACGCCAGCGAACACGTCGCTGACGATTCTCTCGACGTGCGCCCGGCCCGAGAGTGGGGACTGCTTGCGGTAGCTCTGGTCATCATCGCCGTCGGGGTCGAGGGCATCGTCCGTGCCGCTCTCTCACTGGGGGCAATCTTTGGGGCGTCGAGTTTCCTGTTGGGGTTGACCGTTATCGCCGCCGGAACGAGCCTCCCCGACGCGTTCGTCAGCGTTCGCGCCGCCCAAAACGACGACAGCGTCACGAGCCTCACGAACGTCCTCGGGAGCAACACGTTCAATCTCCTGGTTGCGATCCCAATCGGCGTCCTCTTGGCGGGGTCCGCGACCATCAACTTCCTCGCTGCAATTCCGACGATGGGGTTCCTCGCGTTCGCTACGCTCGTTTTCGTCGTGTTTACACGCACGGACCTCGAACTCACCGACCACGAAGCATACGGCTTTCTCTGCCTATACGGATTGTTCCTCCTCTGGATGATTCTCGAATCGATGGGGATCATCGAGACTGTCCGTGGAATGTAA
- a CDS encoding amino acid-binding protein yields the protein MFDEIMEKFEGSPSQQAVIRLLLERGFSVNDEGRVVSGGIEIPNTGIAREIGVDRRVVDSTTDVILEDDELRRIFQNISQTPSLMDLAPVLDLTVLTVAVDDPDQEGIVATVTGLVADNGVSIRQTISEDPEFTDEPRLYLVTDEDLPGELITQLRNLDFVRKLELQ from the coding sequence ATGTTCGACGAGATCATGGAGAAGTTCGAGGGCTCTCCCAGCCAGCAGGCGGTGATCCGGCTGCTGCTCGAACGCGGCTTCTCCGTGAACGACGAGGGGCGGGTGGTCTCGGGCGGCATCGAGATCCCGAACACGGGCATCGCCCGCGAGATCGGCGTCGATCGCCGCGTCGTCGACTCCACGACCGACGTCATCCTCGAAGACGACGAACTCAGGCGCATCTTCCAGAACATCTCACAGACGCCGAGCCTGATGGACCTCGCACCCGTCCTCGACCTGACGGTGCTCACGGTCGCCGTCGACGACCCGGATCAGGAGGGCATCGTCGCGACGGTCACCGGCCTCGTCGCGGACAACGGCGTCTCGATCCGCCAGACCATCAGCGAGGACCCCGAGTTCACCGACGAGCCCCGGCTCTACCTCGTCACCGACGAAGATCTCCCCGGCGAGTTGATCACGCAACTGCGCAATCTGGACTTCGTCCGGAAACTCGAACTGCAGTGA
- a CDS encoding nucleotidyltransferase domain-containing protein, which produces MSQEGRSEALIEVLETLEQSAIGFVLVGGYAISQFETRFSTDLDLVISPDDYDEIVAFLEARGFERQADLEVPSSETIYNREIECFERTEGLVHPVGVDILVNGLGCRQTEAEWSFEYLRTHSSPTTISGGTRSTTARAADGEVLVAAKLHSGRKTDLADVLAAIPSIDLNSVEMHLHRGDAAALREQLSDAHAFIENGGLDHRFKSMFGQSSAATEDIETLLSFLERQLERRR; this is translated from the coding sequence ATGAGTCAAGAAGGCCGCAGCGAGGCACTCATCGAAGTGCTCGAAACACTGGAGCAGTCGGCCATCGGGTTCGTCCTCGTCGGTGGCTACGCGATCAGCCAGTTCGAGACGCGCTTCTCCACCGATCTGGACCTCGTCATTTCTCCGGACGACTACGACGAAATAGTGGCGTTCCTCGAGGCGCGCGGTTTCGAACGGCAGGCCGATCTCGAGGTCCCCTCATCGGAGACTATCTACAACCGCGAGATCGAATGCTTCGAGCGCACCGAGGGGTTGGTTCACCCGGTGGGCGTGGACATCCTCGTAAACGGTCTCGGCTGCAGACAGACCGAAGCGGAATGGTCATTCGAGTATCTACGTACGCATAGTTCCCCGACCACGATCTCGGGAGGGACACGATCTACGACGGCGCGAGCAGCCGATGGGGAAGTTCTCGTCGCTGCGAAACTCCATAGTGGCCGGAAGACGGATCTCGCCGACGTTCTCGCCGCGATTCCGTCGATCGACCTGAATTCGGTCGAAATGCATCTGCATCGTGGCGATGCTGCAGCGCTTCGAGAACAGTTGAGCGACGCCCACGCATTCATCGAAAACGGCGGTCTGGATCACCGGTTCAAGAGCATGTTCGGTCAATCGTCGGCCGCAACCGAGGATATCGAAACGCTCCTCTCGTTCCTCGAACGGCAACTGGAACGAAGGCGGTAG
- the hisA gene encoding 1-(5-phosphoribosyl)-5-[(5-phosphoribosylamino)methylideneamino]imidazole-4-carboxamide isomerase, protein MNIFPTFEVIPAVDVQDGEVVQLVQGERGTEKRYGDPVEAAERWIDAGAESLHLVDLDGAFEGQRENAAAIEAVVESVSVPVQLGGGIRTAADARSLLERGVDRVILGTAAVETPDIVAEISETHPDSVVVSLDAKDGEVVVEGWTEGTGLAPAEAAARYADLGAGAILFTNVDVEGRLEGIDADPVRDLVAATDLPVVASGGVATLADVRALREAGAAAVVVGSALYEGRFSLEAASKLDEE, encoded by the coding sequence ATGAACATCTTCCCCACCTTCGAGGTGATCCCCGCCGTCGACGTTCAGGACGGCGAGGTCGTCCAGCTCGTCCAGGGCGAACGCGGCACCGAGAAGCGCTACGGCGACCCCGTCGAGGCGGCCGAGCGCTGGATCGACGCCGGTGCGGAGTCGCTGCACCTGGTCGACCTCGACGGCGCGTTCGAGGGCCAGCGGGAAAACGCCGCCGCGATCGAGGCGGTCGTCGAGAGCGTCTCCGTCCCCGTCCAGCTCGGCGGCGGCATCCGCACCGCCGCGGACGCCCGGTCGCTGCTCGAGCGCGGCGTCGATCGCGTGATTCTGGGGACGGCGGCGGTCGAGACCCCCGATATCGTGGCCGAGATCAGCGAGACGCATCCCGACTCCGTGGTCGTGAGCCTCGACGCCAAGGACGGCGAGGTCGTCGTCGAGGGCTGGACCGAGGGGACCGGCCTCGCCCCGGCCGAGGCGGCCGCGCGCTACGCCGACCTCGGCGCCGGCGCGATCCTCTTTACGAACGTCGACGTCGAGGGTCGCCTCGAGGGCATCGACGCCGACCCGGTCCGCGACCTCGTCGCGGCCACGGACCTCCCCGTCGTCGCGAGCGGCGGGGTCGCGACGCTCGCGGACGTCAGGGCGCTTCGCGAGGCCGGCGCGGCCGCCGTCGTCGTCGGGAGCGCGCTCTACGAGGGCCGATTCTCCCTCGAAGCGGCGTCGAAACTCGACGAGGAGTGA
- a CDS encoding heavy metal translocating P-type ATPase yields MTGGQCTLCDLPLESTAVTGEDGDRYCCRGCMHVAETLDGVADEPADVTDGTDSEPEEPAQPAPGTERAFFQIQGMHCSTCEVFIEGVGSDAEGVEDVAASYVSETVRVDYDPDEIDPEAVADELTGLGYTAYPREDALAGRRAKDWNEARLIAGALFGMVVMMQYLLLVYPLHVRPPWYDERTHQFLVEMVTSDASVPFFLILFAMTSVVLFVTGGPILRGAYVSLRTRNPNMDLLVALAASAAYVYSTLAVAVGRVDVYYDVTVAIVLVVSVGGYYEGKIKRRATEKLADLSTAGVETATRYEPDGSTTEIDVDDLEDGDRVLVRGGERIPVDGIVSDGEGRPKGGPRNGERREPRAGKGAVDEAVITGESLPVTKRAGDTVVGGSILTEGSLVVQIEGEPTSSVDRIADLVWDLQSATSGVQQLADRLATIFVPLVSTIAIIVTGAYLLLGASAPDAMLVGLTVLIVSCPCALGLATPLAVASSVREALDRGVVVFDETVFERIRDVDVVVFDKTGTLTTGTMEVLDARAPDDLLERVAILEQRSAHPVAGAIADAFGPNASATDGEAPSTTGPHSSAGADPATDGGVPAGESAAMDADDTENADDTAADIAADDRLSEFTSYATGVGGTVDGEDVLVGHPDLFAERGWTVPDDLAESIATERGFGRVPVLVGREGTAAGLVVVGDEPREGWDETIAGLADRGVAVVVLTGDDEEAASFFRAHDGVERVFAGVPPEGKAETVRRLRSRGKTAMVGDGTNDAPALASADLGIALGGGTALAADAADVAIVDDDLSSLETVFAIATAARRRVRQNIAWAFAYNAIAIPVVIAGFLNPLFAALAMGLSSALVVTNSSRALLDDEE; encoded by the coding sequence ATGACCGGCGGCCAGTGTACGCTGTGTGACCTGCCGCTCGAGTCGACTGCCGTTACCGGCGAGGACGGCGATCGCTACTGCTGTCGGGGCTGCATGCACGTCGCGGAGACGCTGGACGGCGTCGCGGACGAACCGGCCGACGTGACCGACGGCACCGACTCCGAGCCGGAGGAGCCGGCCCAGCCCGCGCCGGGCACCGAGCGGGCGTTCTTCCAGATCCAGGGAATGCACTGTTCGACCTGCGAGGTGTTCATCGAGGGCGTTGGGAGCGACGCCGAGGGCGTCGAGGACGTGGCGGCCAGTTACGTGTCCGAAACCGTCCGCGTCGACTACGATCCCGACGAGATCGATCCCGAGGCCGTCGCGGACGAACTGACCGGCCTCGGCTACACGGCCTACCCGCGCGAGGACGCCCTCGCCGGCCGGCGCGCAAAAGACTGGAACGAGGCGCGCCTGATCGCCGGCGCCCTCTTCGGCATGGTCGTGATGATGCAGTACCTGCTGCTGGTCTACCCGCTTCACGTCCGGCCGCCGTGGTACGACGAGCGGACCCACCAGTTCCTCGTCGAGATGGTGACCAGCGACGCCTCGGTGCCGTTCTTCCTCATCCTCTTCGCGATGACGAGCGTCGTCCTCTTCGTCACCGGCGGGCCCATCCTCCGCGGGGCGTACGTCAGCCTGCGGACCAGGAATCCCAATATGGACCTCCTGGTCGCGCTGGCCGCGAGCGCCGCGTACGTCTACAGCACGCTGGCCGTCGCGGTCGGCCGCGTCGACGTCTACTACGACGTGACGGTCGCGATCGTCCTCGTCGTCAGCGTCGGCGGCTACTACGAAGGGAAGATCAAGCGCCGCGCGACCGAGAAACTGGCCGACCTCTCGACCGCGGGGGTCGAGACCGCGACGCGCTACGAACCGGACGGCTCGACGACCGAGATCGACGTCGATGACCTCGAAGACGGCGACCGGGTCCTCGTCCGCGGGGGCGAACGGATTCCCGTCGACGGCATCGTCAGTGATGGCGAGGGGCGACCGAAGGGAGGCCCTCGGAATGGTGAGCGGCGAGAGCCGCGAGCGGGCAAAGGGGCCGTCGACGAGGCGGTGATCACGGGCGAGTCGCTGCCCGTGACCAAACGCGCGGGCGATACGGTCGTGGGCGGCTCCATCCTGACCGAGGGCTCGCTCGTCGTCCAGATCGAGGGCGAGCCCACGAGCAGCGTCGACCGCATCGCCGACCTAGTCTGGGACCTCCAGAGCGCGACCAGCGGCGTCCAGCAACTGGCCGACCGGTTGGCGACGATCTTCGTCCCGCTCGTCTCGACGATCGCCATCATCGTCACGGGGGCCTACCTTCTCCTCGGCGCGTCCGCGCCCGACGCGATGCTCGTCGGACTGACGGTCCTGATCGTCTCCTGCCCGTGCGCGCTCGGGCTCGCGACGCCGCTGGCCGTCGCCTCGAGCGTCCGCGAGGCGCTCGACCGCGGCGTCGTCGTCTTCGACGAGACCGTCTTCGAGCGCATTCGCGACGTCGACGTCGTCGTCTTCGACAAGACGGGGACGCTCACGACGGGGACGATGGAGGTCCTGGACGCCCGGGCCCCCGACGATCTGCTCGAACGCGTCGCGATCCTGGAGCAGCGATCGGCCCACCCCGTCGCCGGCGCCATCGCCGACGCGTTCGGTCCGAACGCGTCGGCTACCGATGGCGAGGCCCCGTCGACGACGGGACCGCACTCCAGCGCCGGAGCCGACCCGGCGACCGACGGCGGCGTCCCGGCCGGCGAATCAGCCGCGATGGATGCTGACGACACCGAGAACGCCGACGACACGGCCGCAGATATCGCTGCCGACGACCGTCTGTCGGAGTTCACGTCGTACGCCACGGGAGTCGGCGGGACCGTCGACGGCGAGGACGTGCTGGTCGGCCACCCGGATCTCTTCGCGGAGCGCGGCTGGACGGTCCCCGACGACCTGGCCGAATCTATCGCGACCGAGCGCGGGTTCGGCCGGGTGCCGGTCCTCGTCGGGCGCGAGGGTACAGCGGCGGGCCTCGTGGTGGTCGGCGACGAACCCCGCGAGGGCTGGGACGAGACGATCGCCGGACTGGCCGACCGCGGCGTGGCGGTCGTCGTCCTGACCGGTGACGACGAGGAAGCCGCCTCGTTCTTCCGGGCGCACGACGGCGTCGAGCGGGTCTTCGCGGGCGTCCCGCCCGAGGGGAAGGCCGAGACGGTTCGGCGGCTCCGCTCGCGCGGAAAGACGGCGATGGTCGGCGACGGGACCAACGACGCGCCCGCGCTGGCGAGCGCGGACCTCGGGATCGCGCTGGGCGGCGGCACCGCCCTCGCCGCCGACGCCGCCGACGTCGCCATCGTCGACGACGACCTCTCCTCCCTCGAGACGGTCTTCGCGATTGCGACTGCGGCCCGACGCCGCGTCAGGCAGAACATCGCCTGGGCGTTCGCCTACAACGCCATCGCGATCCCGGTCGTGATCGCCGGATTCCTCAACCCGCTGTTCGCCGCGCTCGCGATGGGCCTCTCGAGCGCGCTGGTCGTCACGAACTCCTCGCGAGCGCTGCTCGATGACGAGGAGTGA
- a CDS encoding DUF7351 domain-containing protein, translating into MPDDERGANEAEADGSAGGALDVETAFALLADETRVAIVRELGAATASPETGIAHLGYADLQSRADIRDSGRFNYHLTKLRGNYVAKEPEGYRLRWPGMVLYRTLVAGRLTDDAAPSLGDVAVGTDCHRCGAPIEVSRYETLVRVRCGTCDANYTDIYLPSHGLIDRGRESLLSTIHRRSRSIMDSMTAGHCPWCARAVEPEVHDDEALPSRHDTRDLDAYAVYHCTECTGFQYAPIAQTLLYRPVTIAFFHERGRDLTAIPRWELDWAVTDRTTEILGRDPWRFAVRVPFEGSELVVELDERLDVVDSRVTASENRE; encoded by the coding sequence ATGCCCGACGACGAACGGGGAGCGAACGAAGCCGAGGCGGACGGATCAGCCGGGGGCGCACTCGACGTCGAGACCGCGTTCGCCCTGCTGGCCGACGAGACGCGGGTCGCGATCGTCCGCGAACTCGGCGCGGCGACCGCCTCGCCAGAGACGGGCATCGCCCACCTCGGCTACGCCGACCTCCAGTCCCGCGCGGACATCCGCGACTCCGGCCGGTTCAACTACCACCTCACGAAACTCCGGGGCAACTACGTCGCGAAGGAACCCGAGGGCTACCGGCTCCGCTGGCCCGGGATGGTGCTGTACCGGACGCTCGTCGCCGGCCGGCTCACCGACGATGCCGCGCCGTCGCTGGGGGACGTCGCCGTCGGGACCGACTGCCACCGCTGTGGCGCCCCCATCGAGGTGTCGCGCTACGAGACCCTGGTCCGCGTCCGCTGTGGCACCTGCGACGCGAATTACACCGACATCTACCTCCCTTCCCACGGCCTGATCGACCGGGGCCGAGAATCCCTGCTGTCCACGATCCACCGGCGCAGTCGCTCGATCATGGATTCGATGACGGCCGGGCACTGTCCCTGGTGCGCCCGGGCGGTCGAACCGGAGGTTCACGACGACGAGGCGCTCCCGTCGCGCCACGACACGCGCGATCTCGACGCCTACGCCGTCTATCACTGCACGGAGTGCACCGGCTTCCAGTACGCCCCGATCGCGCAGACGCTGCTCTATCGGCCGGTCACGATCGCGTTCTTCCACGAGCGCGGACGCGATCTCACCGCGATCCCGCGCTGGGAACTCGACTGGGCGGTGACCGACCGAACGACCGAGATTCTCGGACGCGATCCGTGGCGCTTTGCCGTCCGCGTGCCGTTCGAGGGATCGGAACTCGTCGTCGAACTCGACGAGCGCCTCGACGTCGTCGACTCGCGTGTAACGGCGTCTGAAAACCGGGAGTAA
- a CDS encoding PH domain-containing protein produces the protein MVDTDPSSARADWRLAVSAYVGALAGGMGGVVASIRSPAVVAAVLGCAIGFAIGGSVGVHLADRIDELAVRIGRNRRRRWSLGLPVVAFAALWLRSATANAIRWSGEIALGAAVALLLVGWVVAALARAVYVTATVPDEPILTVPWEPPGSVTADLALVGIGLFVAAANTVDGDRSIAILSVGFAVSRAIASVIEARVVPLRAATSPEIRVHDAGLVVQRPFTRSFVPWDDVRHVRLKDGELVLDRGIRDVRFDRDELGDPDGLVASIERASPGTVLPAG, from the coding sequence ATGGTCGACACCGATCCGTCGTCGGCAAGGGCGGACTGGCGTCTCGCAGTAAGTGCGTACGTCGGCGCCCTCGCCGGGGGAATGGGCGGGGTCGTGGCGTCGATCCGTTCGCCCGCCGTCGTAGCGGCGGTCCTCGGTTGCGCGATCGGGTTCGCGATCGGCGGTTCGGTGGGCGTCCATCTGGCCGATCGAATCGACGAATTAGCCGTTCGAATCGGCCGAAATAGGCGTCGCCGCTGGTCGCTCGGGCTGCCGGTCGTCGCGTTCGCCGCGCTGTGGCTCCGGTCGGCCACCGCGAACGCGATTCGGTGGAGCGGCGAAATCGCTCTCGGAGCCGCCGTGGCGCTCCTCCTCGTCGGCTGGGTCGTCGCCGCCCTCGCCCGAGCGGTGTACGTGACCGCGACCGTGCCCGACGAGCCGATCCTGACGGTCCCCTGGGAGCCGCCGGGATCGGTCACCGCTGATCTCGCCCTGGTCGGCATCGGTCTGTTCGTCGCCGCGGCGAACACGGTCGACGGCGACCGGTCGATCGCGATCCTCAGTGTCGGGTTCGCGGTCTCGCGGGCCATCGCGTCGGTGATCGAGGCCCGCGTCGTTCCCCTCCGCGCCGCAACGTCGCCCGAGATCCGAGTCCACGACGCGGGCCTGGTCGTCCAGCGACCGTTCACGCGGTCGTTCGTCCCCTGGGACGACGTTCGCCACGTCCGCCTCAAAGACGGCGAACTCGTCCTCGATCGCGGCATCCGTGACGTGCGATTCGACCGCGACGAACTCGGCGACCCCGACGGTCTCGTCGCGTCGATCGAACGGGCGTCGCCGGGGACGGTTTTGCCGGCGGGATAA
- a CDS encoding helix-turn-helix domain-containing protein, which translates to MYEVCGEKELKVLLALDPGDTISGVARKIDENRETIRRVVNRIEEAGYVAYDDGLRLVDRSIRDAGLEFLTTTADVSPPSITEAYVLPQFAGMEYAFTAIDAVYVWTHGGYQVARSPNDYPLFIAVRESDLDAWIDFFDRFEIPVSRDRQPVEAIDGPIQVVLEPGATIEAATVDGRPVVSLQETVAFATDHYATFESALDMLARMYDDVDSDSSYRTEPARS; encoded by the coding sequence ATGTACGAAGTGTGTGGGGAGAAGGAACTCAAGGTGTTACTCGCGCTCGACCCGGGAGATACCATCTCGGGAGTCGCACGGAAGATCGACGAAAACCGGGAGACGATCCGTCGCGTTGTAAACCGTATCGAGGAGGCGGGATACGTCGCGTACGATGACGGGCTACGGCTCGTAGATCGATCGATCCGGGACGCCGGGCTCGAATTCCTGACGACGACGGCGGACGTTTCGCCCCCGTCGATTACGGAGGCGTACGTCCTGCCACAGTTTGCAGGGATGGAGTACGCGTTCACCGCCATCGATGCGGTCTACGTCTGGACGCACGGTGGCTACCAGGTCGCGCGCAGCCCGAACGACTATCCGCTGTTCATCGCCGTGCGCGAATCCGATCTCGACGCGTGGATTGACTTCTTTGATCGATTCGAGATCCCGGTCTCGCGGGACCGGCAACCCGTCGAAGCGATCGACGGCCCCATACAGGTCGTTCTCGAGCCAGGGGCAACGATCGAAGCGGCGACGGTCGACGGACGGCCAGTCGTTTCACTCCAGGAGACCGTGGCGTTCGCAACCGACCACTACGCGACGTTCGAATCGGCGCTCGACATGCTCGCCCGAATGTACGACGACGTCGATAGTGACTCGAGCTACCGGACCGAGCCAGCCCGATCATGA
- a CDS encoding adenylosuccinate synthase, with protein sequence MNATVIGSQLGDEGKGGIVDVFAGDADVVVRYQGGANAGHTVERDGETYELRLLPSGVVRGAVGVIGTGCVVDPGTLFSELDALRERGLDPDLRVDARAHVVLPHHRALDGIEEAARDEGGEAVGTTGNGIGPAYEDKAGRRGVRIGDLTDPDSLDSRIESIVSRKRRLVERVYDVDPDELGVEVGAPGAPGAEPIDPFDADAIREILRTWGDRLESEGMVVDAGAYLTAADREGKRILFEGAQGTQIDVDHGTYPYVTSSNPTVGGAISGTGAPPTLVADGHVIGVVKGYLTRVGNGPMPTELAEDHAAAVRERVGAFGTVTGRARRIGWLDLPMLRHAARVNGFTGLAITHVDTLAGFDELRLCTAYDLDGERVETVPATRAAWERCEPVYASMATWSAPDWGAVADAGYDAVPEAAREYVETVAESLSVPIVAVGVGPGREATVVRTNPLDRRDGRSDARPITPRDQSTD encoded by the coding sequence GTGAACGCAACTGTCATCGGCTCCCAGCTGGGGGACGAGGGGAAGGGCGGTATCGTCGACGTCTTCGCGGGCGACGCGGACGTCGTCGTCAGGTATCAGGGCGGCGCGAACGCCGGACACACGGTCGAACGCGACGGGGAGACGTACGAACTCAGACTCCTTCCGAGCGGCGTCGTGCGGGGCGCCGTCGGCGTCATCGGAACCGGCTGCGTGGTCGATCCGGGGACCCTCTTTTCGGAACTCGACGCGCTCCGCGAGCGCGGTCTCGACCCCGACCTCCGCGTCGACGCTCGCGCCCACGTCGTCCTCCCGCACCACCGCGCCCTCGACGGGATCGAGGAGGCCGCCAGGGACGAGGGCGGTGAGGCGGTCGGAACGACGGGGAACGGGATCGGACCAGCCTACGAGGACAAAGCCGGCCGCCGCGGCGTACGGATCGGCGACCTGACCGACCCCGACTCGCTCGACTCCCGGATCGAGTCGATCGTCTCGCGCAAGCGGCGGCTGGTCGAGCGCGTCTACGACGTCGACCCGGACGAACTGGGGGTCGAGGTCGGCGCCCCAGGCGCCCCCGGAGCGGAGCCGATCGACCCGTTCGACGCCGACGCGATCCGCGAAATCCTGCGCACGTGGGGCGACCGTCTCGAATCCGAGGGGATGGTCGTCGACGCCGGGGCCTACCTGACAGCGGCCGACCGCGAGGGGAAGCGAATCCTCTTCGAGGGGGCGCAGGGGACCCAGATCGACGTCGATCACGGCACCTACCCGTACGTGACGTCGTCGAACCCGACCGTCGGCGGCGCGATTTCGGGCACAGGTGCGCCCCCGACCCTCGTCGCCGACGGCCACGTGATCGGCGTCGTGAAGGGCTACCTCACGCGCGTCGGCAACGGACCGATGCCCACCGAGTTGGCCGAGGATCACGCCGCGGCCGTCCGGGAGCGCGTCGGCGCGTTCGGCACTGTGACGGGTCGGGCCCGCCGGATCGGCTGGCTCGACCTGCCGATGCTTCGCCACGCGGCCCGCGTCAACGGCTTCACCGGCCTCGCGATCACGCACGTCGACACGCTCGCCGGGTTCGACGAGTTGCGACTCTGTACGGCGTACGACCTCGACGGCGAGCGCGTCGAAACCGTCCCCGCCACTCGCGCGGCCTGGGAGCGCTGCGAGCCGGTTTACGCGTCGATGGCGACCTGGTCCGCACCCGACTGGGGCGCCGTCGCCGACGCGGGATACGACGCGGTGCCCGAAGCGGCCCGCGAGTACGTCGAGACCGTCGCCGAGTCGCTCTCGGTCCCGATCGTCGCGGTCGGCGTCGGTCCCGGCCGCGAAGCGACCGTCGTCCGGACGAACCCGCTCGACCGTCGCGACGGCCGATCGGACGCCAGACCGATAACCCCTCGCGACCAATCGACTGACTGA
- the hisB gene encoding imidazoleglycerol-phosphate dehydratase HisB, translating to MSDRSATVTRETAETTIECSLAIDGACEADVETGIGFFDHMLTAVATHGLFDLEVACDGDLHVDDHHTVEDVGLCLGSALDDALGDRSGIVRFADRRVPLDEAVASVVVDVSGRPLFQFDGEFSQESVGGLTSHMARHFWRSVATTAGLTLHAEIDGENAHHEIEALFKAAARTLDDATRVDDRRAESTPSTKGEL from the coding sequence ATGAGCGATCGATCCGCGACGGTCACGCGCGAGACCGCCGAGACGACCATCGAGTGTTCGCTCGCGATCGACGGCGCGTGCGAGGCCGACGTCGAGACCGGCATCGGCTTTTTCGACCACATGCTTACCGCCGTCGCGACCCACGGACTGTTCGACCTCGAGGTCGCCTGCGACGGCGACCTCCACGTCGACGACCACCACACGGTCGAGGACGTCGGCCTCTGTCTGGGGAGCGCGCTCGACGACGCCCTCGGCGACCGGAGCGGGATCGTCCGCTTCGCCGATCGCCGCGTGCCGCTCGACGAGGCCGTCGCGAGCGTCGTCGTCGACGTGAGCGGCCGACCGCTCTTCCAGTTCGACGGCGAGTTCTCTCAGGAGTCGGTCGGCGGACTGACCAGCCACATGGCCCGCCACTTCTGGCGCTCGGTCGCGACGACCGCCGGTCTCACCTTGCACGCCGAAATCGACGGCGAGAACGCCCACCACGAGATCGAGGCGCTGTTCAAGGCCGCCGCGCGCACCCTCGACGACGCGACGCGGGTCGACGACCGCCGCGCCGAGTCGACGCCGAGCACGAAGGGCGAACTGTAG